The window CAAACCTGTTAACTTCAGAGCGGAAGGTTATAGACAGAAAGATCTCAGGAGCTCACTGACCATCCCAGGGAGCTTCTAgttcagtaagagaaaaaggtacaaaagagaggggctggggagggagggTTGTCTAGAAAGGCAACACGCCAGCATCTGGAACAACTTctgacacacagtaggcactttaATATTTGTAGAAGGTAGGAGGCTGATCTCATACAGTGTCTGAGTCTGTGCTCAGGCTATCTTTAACATGCTGATACATTTACCATGGTTAGTGATCTGCGTTCACAAGGCCCCAGGTAATTTGCATGTGTTGCCGGAAATTATAACCTTAGAGTTTAACAACCCCATCGGAAGCGCAAAAACGGTTATAATTCtccccaggaggctgaggctcgAAGGTCACACAGCTCTTTCCATGCCAAGCAGACGCTCCAGCCAGGTCTCCTGGCTGGCCCTTGCTAAGGGAAACACCCCATAGTACAGGAGCATGCTGGGATGTGAGTCCTTCCGATGGCTGGCCTTCCTTGACTGAAGACACCTTCCTTTATGCACGGTGGTGACAATAAGCATCTGCCTTGGGACTACGTGGAGATGCAGCTCAGAGTCAAAGCTCTTTCTAGCACGCACAACGGTCTGGGTTCGGTACTCCGCATCGGAAGCCAAACTGAAGAGCATGTGCAGATGTGAAGGTACAGCTCTGGAGGCTCCATCAGAGACAGTGATGCTGTCAAAGCAGCTAGGACACAAAACAAGGTGGGGCCATGTCCACCAAACTCAGAGAGCAGAAGGTATTGGACATGAGCACACACAGGGAAATTATCCTAAAAGTCCCACTGTCAATCCTTCAAACTAAGGTAACCTACTTTTGCAGCATCCCTGAGCACTGCAGAAAACATTtcccatattttaaattttttgaagtttatttttccTACAtaaggtcttgctctgtagcccaagttggcttgaaaaaaaaaatgcacaacatagcccaggctggcccccaaTTCGTATGTGATTGTCCCTGCTCAGCTTCACtcctgctaggattacaggtgtgaaccacaTGATGCCTgtcttatattttgtttgttgtttgtttgtttgtttgtgtctacTTAAGTAGGCTGAGTGCGTTAGAGCAgatctttaattccagtgcttgaGAAACTAAGGTGGGAAAACAAtcttaggctagcctgggcaatatAATAAGATCTGAGATCATTCCAGAATTTTCAATGAAATTTCAAGAAGTTTTTCTCCATTCACCCTTGTACCTTATTCCATGGAAGAAATGAGACAAACGCCAGGGAAAGTCTTCtattgagaaggaaggaagagatggggACCCGTTTCAGCCTTCACTATTACTGCATGTATTCAGCCAATACCTGGCACCACTGgtggaaggggtgggggtagggagaggagaggatgggggTGGCAGGAAGGCGGGGAGCTCTTCACATGTTCCGTGTAAATTGACACTCAAGTAATCTGCAGCCCTGCTCACTTCAGTAGAAAGTGATTCACTTGGTTTcagatttaaatatttattcccCCAACACAAAACAATGTTGAGCATGCATGTCCCCTAACATCCCAGCCATCTGGCCTTGGAGATGTTTGCAGATGAAAAGACCAGCTGGGATTCCAGTGAGCCTTCCTGGCAGAGGGGGATGTGCCCAACAGACACATTGGACCTCCCTGTTCAAGAcgtgtggttttctttttctggtccCATAGTTAGCACTTAAAGAGGGATTTCAAAGGAGGCTTCTTCCTACCCCATGTGGAAGGAAACATCCCTCTCTTGGCCTTATGAGGTGACGTCAGTGATTCGGGTGGGACAAGATTAAAGGAGCATTGTGAGATTCAGACCCATGCTGCCCCCAGGTTGTATGAGGCAACCCTTCCACTTGTGGCATACGCCTCCGGAGCCCATGGCACCTCAGGCTGGGGACAGAATTCtctctcaagtctctcaaggtgTCAATTGTCACCCAGCTGACAGGGGCCTGTAGCCACTGTGTTGAAGATGGACTGTGACCCTGTACCTGTAGTCACAACTGCTTAAACTGCTTAAAACTAGacaacttggtgtgtgtgtgtgtgtgtgtgtgtgtgtgtgtgtgtgtgtgtgtgtgtgtatccattctAGCCCtccaaaagagaaaaattaaatcaaGTTCCCACACACCAGTTCTACACTTAGGAACATGCATCCTGCAGACGGCCTTTGGTTGAGTCAGCCTGGTAGGTTGGCAGGAAGACCAGAGCACTGCCCTGTATTACACCGCTGGCAATCAGCGAGGAAGTGACATGGATGCCTTAAAACTCTgcatcaaggggttggggatttagctcagtggtagagcgcttgcctaggaagcgcaaggccctgggttctgtccccagctccaaaaaaaaagaaccaaaaaaaaaaaaaaaaaaaaaaacctctgcatTGAGGCTAAAATTATCCCACTAATCAGAGCTTCTACATATCAGCTTCTGGTGTCTCCAGAGCAGAAGGGGGTTGCTGGAACAAACGCAGTAGACGCCATTAAAACAGACGGCTAGATGCGGTCAACAGACTCAGTGGACCTCAAATTAGAGAAGTTAAGTTCCAAGGGGAAGGACTATCATCGGAGAATGGGGAGAGTGGGTGAGGGACTCCCAATGCTTCCCAGGGCTGCACACATGGGACCAGATGGAGGCTGGCTTCGGGAATCTAAAACTTACCAGCCCACTTTCAGATGCTGTTCTAAGTCATAATTCACCACACTGGTTCTATGGGACACTCAGACCACAAAGACACATCTTTTATTTTCCCCAGATTTACAACCAACTCATGATAAGCAGAGGTCTTCCGCTTGGTCACATGACTCTAGGGACAGGCATCAGGGAAAAGCCTGATGTCTGTTCAGCAAGGGAGACGGCCGTACTACCAGGCAACCCAGATGTCCATTCCAGAATGTTCAGGGGTCTCTGCATTAGCCACTGGGGGTGTTTTCGGTTTTACTTTCCGAAAAACTTCAAGGTCATCTCACAAAATTTGGAAATCAAATCCAAACCCAAGGCAAATATTCCTCTACACTAAGTCCTGGAGCTCCGGGAAGAATGAGAGCTTTTGCGATCTAGCAGAGGCTTCTAAATCCACACCATCACAGTACAGGCTGTGTCCTATGGTCATGCCTAGGCTCCTGCACCAACAACAATTAAGAACAAGGGGCGTTCCTTAATCTGCTTAAGTGGAGCACTGATCAGCTGGTCAGACAGTGTTTTCAAAGCCACGGGTAATGAACGAATGTGTCAGACGCTCAGCTGGggcccttcctctccctccagtCTTCCCCTCTCCTCAAACCCATTCTGCAGGTGGGGAAGAAGGCTGTCAGACACAGCTTAACCTGCCTGGGTGAGGATGAGGACCCATTCTGATGGGAGCTTGAACCAGGGTGGCTTTAAAGTCCAGTCACAACAACTCTCTGGAAAATGACCTCTCTGTCACTTAGACCGCCTGGCCCCCAGCAGCTACCATGTAATGAAGTAAAACAAGAATCTGTTTCTatctcatacatatatacacacacatgcagacacatacataaacatacatatatattaaaatgccATACCAGCggggcatggtggttcacacatCTAGCCCTAGTTCTCAACAGGCTAAGGTGGAACTGTCACACTTAAAGGCCATTCTGTCCCcggaaacacaaaacaaagcctCCGGGTTCAAAGTTCAAATGTCAATAAAACACAGGCTGATCAAAGAACTGTAATTAAAATACACTCTCCCCAAATACTGACTGCTTAATCAGGAGTAGTTTTCAAACTGCACCCCACCAGCCCTCCGCCTCTGTCCAGGCAGCTACAAGGAATGACTACACATTCTCCaggaaaaaaagatagaaatttgTAGACGCCCCCAATCTTACCCgcttcatatacacatatacctctCATCCCTCATCTCGAGGGAAGATGTGGGAGGTTgctgagattgtgtgtgtgtgtgtgtgtgtgtgtgtgtgcgtgtgtgcgtgcgtgcgtgagcgtgtgtgcgtgtgtgcgtgcgtgcgtgcgtgagcgcgtgtgtgtgtgtgtgtgtgtgtgtgtgtgtgtgtgtgtgtgtacacaaacacactcgAGCATGGCTCAGGAGCCAGGGCCTGCTCTACCACTTACTGTTCCATGGTCCCAAGCCTCCAAATTCATCAGGTCTGGCCACACACATCTTTAACCGCAGCGGGACGGCCTAGTCTACAGGACGAGCTCCAACATAGCCAGGGATACAAAGTAAAACCCAGTCCAATCAATCAATGAATCAATCCATCAATCATAGAAAATGCTAGGCCGCCATTAGGGAAATGCTTATTCTTGTTCTTTACTGGACCGCCTGGCGCAGTACGCAAACTCCGATATCCCCCTGAAGTAGCTCCATTCACTCCCAGTCACTGCTGAGCTCTTGCTTAGGTTCCATCAGGAGCCAAACAAACAAGGCATCTTAGTTCATCGAAACTCAAGGACCAGGAGCTTTGCCGACCAACTGTGGTCCCCACAATAGCCCCTGACTTTAGCTCTGTTCTTCCATTTGCCCAGGTTTAAAATGGGCAGGACGCAGGGGTGTTAGACAGAAAGCTCTCAGGCAAGTCACTGGGCCCACATCTTACCCACCCATGCACAACTTGACTTTCCAACACTGCAGTTCAAAGTTCCACTAAAGAAAATTCGCAGGCCCCagttcatgttctctctctctctctctctctctctctctctctctctctctctctctctttctctctctgccctgtgACCCCATCTGGCCCTGCCTGACACTGACAGCCAGCTGCAACAGAGGTTTGAGTCCCACAGCTGCCTGGGGCATGCAGAAGGGAGGCCGGACTATAATTAGGCCAACCTTGCTGacttttccctcttttctcccGATGAGACGATGAGACGTTCATCACACTTACTTCCTGTGAGCTGGGCGAATGCTACAACACTTCACAGGCAACTCCAGGCATGGAGACTAGGGAAGGGGGGTGTGGGGTCTCTCACCACCTTGGGTTGGCCCTAAACCAAGCAATTCACACACCTCCAACTTACTGGCAACTTCTCACCAGGTGTTCTTGGGAGAGTCCCCTGATTTCCCCTCTCCCTAGCTCTAGCCACATAATCTCTTCCCAGaccagaaaaaatgaaaattccCTTGTATAGCAAACTGGAGTGCAGGTCGTATGCAAGTAATGGAGGTGTACTATAAAAGAGAGAGCAGATCTCTGGGTAGAATGCTACATAGATGCCCCCTCAGGCTTCTCTCTATCCAACAGCACCCCCATCCAGTAACACAACTGTTACCAAGTGGGGTTGCTCAGCACTCCGTACCCTCTCACCCTGGAAGTCCGGCATCTAAAAAGAAGGTATATTTAAAAAGCCATTCTGAGACAGCATCTAGAACTGGCCAGCTTCTTGGGATGCTTTTCAAAGAAACTGTGGTTATCGGAAATGTCTCCAACTACAGACAAGATTCACTCGAGCAAAACCACCCCTGTGCCCTTGGTTTCTTATGGGCTGCGTGATGTCAAAATATTTAACCTTTCAGAAACCTCTTCCCTTGTAAAACGTTGACAGTATGCCCCATCTCACAGAGTTCTTGGAGGATAAGACAAGGGAAGCAAGTTCTGAAGTATTAGTCCTGACATAAGAGtcatgttatttattattattattattattattattattattattattattattattattaagtggCCACATAATGTATTAGGTGCCACTCTGAATTAGCACCTGGAAACATTCACAGTCTTGGAAAGCAGATGCCATGTGTCTGTGCCTACTTTACAGCAATGCAGATCAACATCAGAGACAGTTCAAACTGAGGGAAAGTCTAGGTATGAATGACAGAGATCTTCCCCCGTAGGCAGATCTGTCCTCCGAACCCTTTCTTTTTCTGCAGAAAGCATTTAAGTGaggatatttattttaaaagcagcaCCTGAAGCTGGTAGCGGCCTGTGAGCCCAGcagaggaggtgaaggcagggggATTTGGCgtccaaagccagcctgagatCCCAGATTAAAGAAAAAGAGCTATATTAGGtgttattacatattttatgtcAATCCTGGGCTTAGTCACATTGGCTTTATAATCCTACAAactgtgagagagagaagaaagtacTCCCCATAAATCACCGTGTTTTCTTCCTGCACTGTTCCTAGCCATAGTGTCTAGCCCTGAATAGACCTTGCTCCTAATATTCAAAATGGCACAGGGGAgagcagccccccacccccctcgCCACCCCCAGTTCCAGAGCCAAGGAGCGGGCTCAGGCTCTGGCTTCCTCCTAGATAAACACACTTAAGGTAGAACTAATTAAAAGTTTAACATATTAAAAACTTGTCACAGATGGCAGCCAGAGTGACCTCTCTGCTCCAGAGAAAAAAGTAAATTTATGACCAGTAGTAGATAGATAGGGTGTACTCCTTCCTTCAGGGGTGGATGGTGTCTAGTGTCAGGGCAGAGAACCCCCACTGAAAGAGTGAACCATTTCCAAGGGGCTCGTCTGGCAGGGAGTTCTGCAAGGCTCTAAGAAAGAAAGACCCACTCTGCCCTTCCCAACTTTTACCAAGCATAGGAGGAAAACCGAAAGGAACTAATATGGTCCGAAAAGTTAAGTCCCCAGCAGGTACTCTACCACACAGCTCTCAGTGGCACTCCGGTAGGGTGCAAGCACCAGGTCTGTGTAGTGGAAACAAACGCTCTAGGCTCAAAGGGAAAAAGGGGACAGCTCCCTGGGGAGGTGACAGCCAGAAAGAAAGCGCCAACAACCAGGAAAGCTATCATTCCAGctgcctttttttccccccacaggAATTCAATTCGTCCTTGGCCTTAGGTCTAGGGTGGGTTCGAGAGCGGAGGTCCTGAGTGAGTAACTGGGAAGGGACTCTGAGGAAGTGAGGAAGcttcaaggaaggaaggaatgatcGAAAGAAAAGGTGAAGCTGTAGAAAACCCGGCCCACACTCTCCACCCCTTCCAAAGACCCGCGATACCCAGTGCTACCaattcctacctccccacccctacttCGCCGCGTTTAGTTGCCTTCGGTGTTGCAACTAGACAGATTACTTTTCTAGGCCTCCACTGATGGCACTAGGGTAGGAAACACAACATGGCTGGTCTGCATCGCCATCACTTTATTGTACTGTCACCGTTAACTTAACTATAAATACTACGGTGGGGAACGCGGCTCACGCAGGCAGCCCGGGACGCGGGGCTGCGGTCCCCACGCGCCTGTCCCTGGCAGTCCCGGACCTTTACATTATTTACAGCTAGCTCCTCGTTGCTTCTTCGACCCCCTCCCGCAAGGCAGGGCGTGTGCAAGTAGCATCGACTGTCTGTGCAAGTCCTTGCGTCAGGCAAGCGCCCCGGCCGGCCCGCGGCCGTCAGCTGTCCGAGTCCAAATCGCTTttaccttcctcttccctcttctctggtGAGGCTTTCGAGGACGTCTTGTTCCACTTCTCAGCGTTTTCCGACTCCTCTGAGGAGGATCTCTTCTGTCGTCTCCATTTGGCTCGGCGGTTCTTAAACCAGACCTGTTGCGCGAGGGGGCAACCAAAGAGTAGTGACCAAAAGACTGCTGCCCACCGATGCCAGGGCACCGGATAACCCTACGCAGCCAGGGGACAGCATGACTGTGAAATCTCAGCCAGGCAGGGAGAAATCGCAAGCCATCGCTGCGCTCAGGGCCAACAAAATGAGAAACACCCTCCACGCTTCCTCAATTCCACTCCATTTCTTGGGCCTAAAGTGCCTTCGGGTAGCCTCCAGGCCACCACCTCTCGGATGCTCTTAGAGTGGCCACAGCCCCAAGGAGGACTGGGCAAAAAACTGAGTGCAGGGAAGGACCACTAGATACCCCCACCCCGGCCAACCCCCGCTGTGGCCCTTGCCtacctccaccttctcctcccgGAGGTGCACCTTCCGGGCCAGTTGCTCCCGAGTGCCCACGTCTGGGTACTTTGTCTCCTGGAAGAGGTTCTCCAGGGCTTCGAGCTGCTCGTCGGTGAAGATGGTGCGGTGCCGCCGCTTCCGTCGACAGTGCAGCTGGTTGAGCAGCTGCAGCTCAGTGCGCGACAGCGTGCCCACGTTCATATAGGGCAGCATCTGGTGCGGCACTGGAGACACCAGTACAGAACCGGGGCCCTCGTAGCCTGCGACAGAGGGAGGGACGACAGTCATCCATCCTCCCTTGGGCACCATAGGACAACTTGCTTGCTGCCCTCgctaacttaaaaataaaaaagtctacACGGGGCGCTAGGTCTTTGGGGGAACACAAAGACTGAGACCAGGGATGCCTGGTCGTGGAAAAGTGTCCTCCTGCACACATCCAAAAGCCAATTCAGGCACTTTAGACTTAATCTCCCCGCGCCCTCACTTAATTCCCGCGCGCGTCTGGAGTCGCCAGGACACTTCAGGTGATTCGATTTCTTTAACTCTAGCCTCAAGTTTTCAGCAGACGTGTGCAAACTCCCATACCAGGTGaccaaaaacataaataaataaaaagtaaaagataataaataaatagatagatgggagaaaagggaaggcttGCAAAGGGAGAAAGTTGGTGCCAGGTT is drawn from Rattus norvegicus strain BN/NHsdMcwi chromosome 6, GRCr8, whole genome shotgun sequence and contains these coding sequences:
- the Gsc gene encoding homeobox protein goosecoid, encoding MPASMFSIDNILAARPRCKDAVLPVAPSAAAPVVFPALHGDSLYGAGGGTSSDYGAFYPRPVAPGGAGLPAAVGGSRLGYNSYFYGQLHVQAAPVGPACCGAVPPLGAQQCSCVPTPPGYEGPGSVLVSPVPHQMLPYMNVGTLSRTELQLLNQLHCRRKRRHRTIFTDEQLEALENLFQETKYPDVGTREQLARKVHLREEKVEVWFKNRRAKWRRQKRSSSEESENAEKWNKTSSKASPEKREEEGKSDLDSDS